In Deltaproteobacteria bacterium, a single genomic region encodes these proteins:
- a CDS encoding elongation factor Tu, translating into MTTKIHINVGTIGHVDHGKTTLTAAITQVMAARHGGKSLAFADIDNAKEERERGITINASHVEYESDHRHFAHIDCPGHADFIKNMIIGASQMDGAILLVDGSQGPQKQTIEHVLLARQVGVRNLVVFINKVDIADPELLEMVEMEVAEQLAKFDYPAVFVRGSALQALQAVQEGRLDDPWVHGIVALVEAMEQHIAVPPRDLEGPFLMPIEAVHTIPGRGTVVTGRVERGRVKVGDKVEVAGRVDDGKVVVVTGTQAFRKDIPEATAGFNVGILLRGLDRDDVARGQVLIAPGSLRAHGRGVAEIFVLTAAEGGRHTPFASGYAPQFYFGASDVPAVLDTDGAVEPGDRATVRFDLARPTAFEPGMRFVIREGGKTIGAGVVTSAS; encoded by the coding sequence ATGACCACCAAGATCCACATCAACGTCGGCACCATCGGCCACGTCGACCACGGCAAGACCACGCTGACCGCCGCCATCACCCAGGTGATGGCCGCTCGTCACGGCGGCAAGTCGCTGGCGTTCGCCGACATCGACAACGCCAAGGAGGAGCGCGAGCGCGGCATCACCATCAACGCGTCGCACGTCGAGTACGAGTCCGATCACCGCCACTTCGCCCACATCGACTGTCCGGGTCACGCCGACTTCATCAAGAACATGATCATCGGCGCGTCGCAGATGGACGGCGCGATCCTGCTCGTCGACGGCTCGCAGGGGCCGCAGAAGCAGACCATCGAGCACGTGCTCCTCGCCCGTCAGGTCGGGGTGCGCAACCTCGTGGTGTTCATCAACAAGGTGGACATCGCCGATCCCGAGCTGCTCGAGATGGTCGAGATGGAGGTCGCCGAGCAGCTGGCGAAGTTCGACTATCCGGCGGTGTTCGTGCGGGGCTCGGCCCTGCAGGCGCTGCAGGCGGTGCAGGAGGGGCGGCTCGATGATCCGTGGGTGCACGGCATCGTGGCGCTGGTCGAGGCCATGGAGCAGCACATCGCGGTGCCGCCCCGCGACCTCGAGGGCCCGTTCCTGATGCCGATCGAGGCGGTGCACACGATCCCCGGTCGTGGCACCGTCGTCACTGGCCGCGTCGAGCGCGGTCGCGTGAAGGTCGGTGACAAGGTCGAGGTCGCCGGCCGGGTCGACGACGGCAAGGTCGTCGTCGTCACCGGCACGCAGGCGTTCCGCAAGGATATCCCCGAGGCCACCGCCGGCTTCAACGTCGGCATCCTCCTGCGGGGGCTCGATCGCGACGACGTCGCGCGCGGGCAGGTCCTGATCGCGCCCGGAAGCCTGCGGGCCCACGGGCGCGGCGTCGCGGAGATCTTCGTGCTCACCGCGGCCGAGGGCGGGCGACACACGCCGTTCGCCAGCGGCTACGCCCCGCAGTTCTACTTCGGGGCCAGCGACGTGCCGGCGGTGCTCGACACCGACGGCGCGGTCGAGCCGGGTGACCGCGCCACCGTGCGCTTCGATCTGGCGCGCCCGACCGCGTTCGAGCCGGGCATGCGCTTCGTCATCCGCGAGGGTGGCAAGACCATCGGCGCGGGGGTCGTGACCTCCGCGTCATGA
- a CDS encoding AraC family transcriptional regulator, whose amino-acid sequence MTPRLPSRRDPGPVRGLLQTDAPDGVIEHERVGASDAVASVLTHHWWVRWELRTPHLAQTLPHPTVHVTISRSQADGLRAELSGVPTRAFRRTLAGRGWVFGLKFRPASFVALWPHPLHQLTDRVVPLRELFGGEADALMHAIDGTDSLATRVELAERWLAGRRPQLPAQAAALRDLVEHMQHDHGMRRAEDAAAHAGVELRTLQRQFRRYVGVSPKWVARRYRLHEVAQRLTESSPPSLAELAAELGYADQAHFSRDFSEVVGCAPGPYAARARAAAGR is encoded by the coding sequence ATGACGCCGCGTCTGCCGAGCCGCCGTGATCCAGGTCCTGTGCGAGGCCTGCTGCAGACCGACGCGCCCGACGGCGTGATCGAGCACGAGCGCGTCGGTGCCAGCGACGCCGTCGCATCCGTGCTCACGCATCACTGGTGGGTTCGCTGGGAGCTCCGCACGCCCCACCTCGCGCAGACCCTGCCGCACCCGACCGTGCACGTGACCATCAGCCGCTCGCAGGCCGACGGACTGCGCGCGGAGCTGAGCGGCGTGCCCACCCGCGCGTTCCGTCGCACGCTCGCGGGGCGCGGCTGGGTGTTCGGACTCAAGTTCCGACCGGCGAGCTTCGTCGCGCTGTGGCCCCACCCACTGCACCAGCTCACCGATCGGGTGGTGCCGCTGCGGGAGCTCTTTGGTGGCGAGGCCGACGCGCTCATGCACGCCATCGACGGGACCGACAGCCTCGCGACGCGGGTCGAGCTGGCCGAGCGCTGGCTCGCGGGCCGCCGACCGCAGCTGCCGGCGCAGGCGGCCGCCCTGCGCGACCTGGTCGAGCACATGCAGCACGACCACGGCATGCGCCGGGCCGAGGACGCGGCCGCGCACGCGGGCGTGGAGCTGCGCACGCTGCAGCGGCAGTTCCGTCGCTACGTCGGGGTGAGCCCCAAGTGGGTCGCGCGACGCTATCGGCTGCACGAGGTCGCGCAGCGGTTGACCGAGTCGTCGCCGCCTTCGCTGGCGGAGCTCGCCGCCGAGCTGGGCTACGCCGACCAGGCCCACTTCTCGCGCGACTTCAGCGAGGTGGTTGGTTGCGCGCCGGGCCCCTACGCCGCGCGAGCACGCGCGGCCGCGGGTCGATAG
- the corA gene encoding magnesium/cobalt transporter CorA: MTIRILALGPDASLPTAATLDELPALLADPKQLVWVDLLDPGEAERKLLEEVFALHPTSVEDLLADAVTPKLERFESYLYVVWHALTPGWEQQVDFTLCDLDLLVGKNYLLTSHNIPLPSVDQAFENVRKKPDLMRKGPAYCAYLIADVLTERFLPLMKRLEQDIDGLESAIVKNPGPHLLEQIFTIKDKLQRLRRVGMHQREVLNRLSRGGGDVEIIPDEVRPFFRDAYDNFVSVVDLNDSFREIVQSSMDAYLSMQGHKLNEIMKVLTLISTIMLPLTFIAGLYGMNFKVMPELEWQYGYFAALVVMAITAVVFLWYFRRKGWL; this comes from the coding sequence GTGACGATCCGCATCCTCGCGCTCGGCCCCGATGCTTCGCTCCCCACCGCCGCCACGCTCGACGAGCTGCCGGCGTTGCTTGCAGACCCCAAGCAACTGGTCTGGGTCGACCTGCTCGATCCCGGTGAGGCCGAACGCAAGCTGCTCGAAGAGGTGTTCGCACTGCATCCGACCTCCGTCGAGGACCTCTTGGCCGACGCCGTCACACCCAAGCTCGAGCGTTTCGAGAGCTACCTCTACGTGGTCTGGCACGCGCTCACGCCGGGTTGGGAGCAACAGGTCGACTTCACGCTCTGCGATCTCGATCTGCTGGTCGGCAAGAACTACCTGCTCACCTCGCACAACATCCCGTTGCCATCGGTGGACCAAGCTTTCGAGAACGTACGCAAGAAGCCTGACCTCATGCGCAAGGGTCCGGCCTACTGCGCATACCTCATCGCCGACGTGCTGACCGAGCGCTTCCTGCCGCTGATGAAGCGACTCGAGCAGGACATCGATGGCCTCGAGAGCGCCATCGTGAAGAACCCCGGGCCCCACCTGCTCGAGCAGATCTTCACGATCAAGGACAAGCTGCAGCGACTGCGGCGCGTGGGCATGCACCAGCGCGAGGTGCTGAACCGCCTGTCCCGCGGCGGCGGTGACGTCGAGATCATCCCCGACGAGGTGCGGCCGTTCTTCCGCGACGCCTACGACAACTTCGTCAGCGTGGTGGATCTCAACGACAGCTTCCGCGAGATCGTGCAATCGAGCATGGATGCGTACCTGAGCATGCAGGGGCACAAGCTCAACGAGATCATGAAGGTGCTGACGCTGATCTCCACCATCATGCTGCCGTTGACGTTCATCGCCGGGCTGTACGGCATGAACTTCAAGGTGATGCCCGAGCTCGAGTGGCAGTACGGCTACTTCGCCGCGCTCGTCGTCATGGCGATCACGGCGGTGGTGTTCCTGTGGTACTTCCGCCGCAAGGGTTGGCTGTGA